The Antedon mediterranea chromosome 11, ecAntMedi1.1, whole genome shotgun sequence genome window below encodes:
- the LOC140062252 gene encoding potassium/sodium hyperpolarization-activated cyclic nucleotide-gated channel 2-like, whose translation MITNKVSPGIEVGLAAMADDTSGLNPQTFETVDVDKASTAEDAGLPSHDMGSTQVRVNFSDESSKRNVSPSGPKPNQERLNNIKLLVQESISLFGVPRAKSEMCEHNEQQADTNFLKKRIRTMLQPTDNRLSMKLFGSQKGIKMEKKRLQAIGSLVIHPCSNLRVYWDFLMIAILIINLITIPVSITFFKQEEIGLQWIVINCVSDTLFITDIFFNFRTGILNHDGNELVILDPKKIAKHYLKSWFFLDLVSSLPMDYIILLMGGGNESIYKASRALRFLRMAKLLSLLRLLRLSRLVRFIRHWEQTFNIAGAVIRIFNLVCMMVLISHWNGCLQFLVPKLQDYPAKSWVTINNLENAAWVDQYTWSLFKAMSHMLCIGYGRFPPQSMSDVWLTIISMISGATCFALFIGHATTIIQSMDSSSRQYREKVKQVEEYMANRKLSKELREKITDYYEYRYHGKMFDEEVIFEEVSQVLKETIANYNCRSLVSSVPFFMNADPNFVTKVVTHLKYEVFQPGDYIVREGTFGESMFFIQQGVVDVLTQEGQVATSLSDGSYFGEICLLTRERRVASIRAETYCSLFSLSVENFQSVVREYPSIRKTMEEIAIRRLKKIGRSASLIRKNTNSSSKKVSVLFQVPSDADYFSENEEDEEEQVISVTEAMIINETV comes from the exons ATGATTACTAACAAAGTAAGTCCAGGTATAGAGGTAGGCCTAGCTGCAATGGCGGATGACACAAGTGGGTTAAATCCCCAAACATTTGAAACCGTCGATGTTGATAAAGCGTCTACCGCCGAAGATGCTGGTTTACCATCGCACGACATGGGAAGCACTCAAGTAAGAGTAAACTTCAGTGACGAATCTTCTAAAAGAAACGTATCACCATCAGGACCCAAACCAAATCAAGAGCgtctaaataatattaaactgcTTGTACAGGAAAGTATATCTTTATTCGGAGTTCCCCGTGCCAAATCGGAAATGTGTGAACACAATGAGCAACAAGCAGATACAAATTTCTTAAAGAAACGAATCCGTACCATGCTGCAGCCGACAGATAATAGGTTGTCGATGAAACTATTTGGAAGCCAGAAGGGGATTAAAATGGAGAAGAAACGACTACAGGCCATTGGTTCACTAGTGATACATCCATGTAGCAACCTTAG GGTGTATTGGGACTTCCTGATGATCGCTATCTTGATTATTAACCTGATAACGATTCCTGTCAGCATTACGTTTTTCAAGCAAGAGGAGATTGGACTACAGTGGATCGTCATTAACTGCGTATCAGATACTCTTTTTATCACTGAtatattctttaattttaggACAGGAATTCTAAATCATGACGGAAATGAACTG GTAATCTTAGATCCAAAGAAAATAGCTAAACATTATCTAAAAAGCTGGTTTTTCTTGGACTTGGTGTCATCCTTGCCAATGGACTACATTATTTTGCTGATGGGAGGAGGCAACGAGAGCATTTATAAAGCATCACGTGCTCTCAGATTCCTGCGTATGGCTAAATTACTTAGTTTGCTTCGACTACTTCGACTGTCTCGTTTAGTTCGGTTTATAAGACATTGGGAACAG ACTTTCAATATTGCCGGTGCTGTTATTCGCATTTTCAACTTAGTCTGCATGATGGTGCTTATCAGTCACTGGAATGGTTGCTTACAGTTCTTGGTTCCTAAGCTTCAAGACTATCCAGCCAAATCATGGGTTACTATTAACAATCTGGAG AACGCTGCATGGGTTGACCAGTACACATGGTCTTTATTCAAGGCAATGTCACATATGCTATGTATTGGCTACGGTAGGTTTCCACCTCAGAGTATGAGTGACGTATGGCTTACGATCATCAGTATGATATCTGGTGCTACATGTTTCGCACTGTTCATCGGCCATGCTACAACTATCATTCAATCTATGGACTCATCAAGTCGTCAATATAGAGAAAAG GTTAAGCAAGTGGAAGAATATATGGCGAATCGCAAACTCTCAAAAGAATTGAGAGAGAAGATAACCGATTACTATGAATACCGTTACCACGGCAAAATGTTTGATGAAGAAGTTATATTTGAAGAAGTTTCACAAGTGTTAAAAGAG ACTATTGCAAACTACAACTGCCGTTCTCTCGTTTCGTCAGTTCCGTTTTTTATGAACGCAGATCCAAACTTTGTGACGAAAGTTGTAACGCATCTCAAATACGAAGTATTTCAACCGGGTGACTACATCGTTCGTGAAGGCACATTTGGCGAAAGTATGTTCTTTATACAACAAGGCGTAGTGGATGTACTCACACAAGAAGGCCAAGTTGCTACCTCACTGTCTGATGGTTCATACTTCGGAG AAATTTGTCTGCTCACTAGAGAACGACGAGTAGCAAGTATCCGTGCCGAGACGTACTGTTCCCTATTCTCCTTGTCAGTAGAAAACTTTCAAAGCGTTGTCAGAGAATACCCATCAATTCGCAAGACTATGGAGGAGATTGCAATCAGACGCCTAAAAAAGATCGGAAGATCAGCTAGTCTCATACGTAAAAACACAAATTCATCGTCGAAAAAGGTCAGCGTTCTATTTCAAGTACCATCCGATGCCGACTACTT CAGCGAAAACGAGGAGGACGAAGAGGAGCAAGTCATATCTGTAACTGAAGCAATGATTATAAACGAAACGGTATAA
- the LOC140062566 gene encoding contactin-5-like isoform X1, with amino-acid sequence MKLIFLILFTSITEVVSQGRGCIIEGDTSFPEGTNPTLKCVCPNSDATDKLWWCLTEAGCEQTEGLEVGAHYNIESDYRATERETSSVLTIKNIAIEDKGEYTCRSTTGNSFSHTITSVYADVSTLDPEGDAQLEYGEDLTLTCTSDPSNTIEWTKDEKTVLDQGDNPVGVDDDVVNVKGGILKIKDANINHAGLYQCNVAKNSERKRSVELWTKIDVKADLSVKVTEGKDAEIKCVARSYPQPKVTWRVPGQNQTIEGTKGNTDDDDDTYTYTSTLQIMDVTQRQYYTCIASHQFTNSTQTDILLRVRAKEHPLHRGKLAWLWPFLIILGISIILAAIFVTLHFKEGRDGDEEEDEEESPMISGKPKNIPAATPADPDA; translated from the exons aTGAAACTCATATTTCTCATATTATTTACCTCCATCACAGAGGTAGTATCTCAAG GTCGTGGCTGTATCATTGAAGGGGACACTAGCTTTCCAGAGGGGACTAACCCTACATTGAAATGCGTTTGCCCTAATTCTGATGCTACTGATAAGTTGTGGTGGTGTCTTACTGAGGCAGGCTGTGAGCAAACCGAAGGTTTAGAGGTTGGTGCACACTATAATATTGAATCTGACTATCGAGCAACTGAAAGGGAAACTAGCAGTGTTTTGACTATAAAGAACATTGCAATTGAAGATAAAGGAGAATACACATGTAGGTCAACCACCGGCAATAGCTTTTCGCATACAATTACGAGTGTTTATGCAG atgtgAGTACATTGGATCCTGAGGGTGATGCACAGTTAGAATATGGTGAAGATTTGACATTAACCTGTACAAGTGATCCATCCAATACTATTGAATGGACCAAAGATGAAAAAACTGTTTTAGATCAAGGTGACAACCCTGTTGGTGTAGACGACGATGTTGTGAATGTGAAGGGTGGCATTTTAAAGATCAAAGATGCCAATATCAATCATGCTGGTTTATATCAATGCAATGTAGCGAAGAACTCTGAAAGAAAGAGATCTGTTGAATTGTGGA cAAAGATTGACGTAAAAGCTGATCTATCTGTGAAGGTAACTGAAGGTAAAGATGCAGAGATTAAATGCGTAGCGAGGTCGTATCCCCAACCAAAAGTCACTTGGAGGGTTCCCGGGCAAAATCAAACAATAGAAGGTACAAAGGGAAACACGGATGACGACGATGATACATATACGTACACATCCACACTCCAGATTATGGACGTTACACAGCGTCAATATTATACGTGTATAGCCAGTCACCAATTTACTAATTCAACTCAGACAGATATTCTCTTACGTGTTAGAG CAAAAGAACATCCATTGCATAGAG GCAAGTTAGCATGGCTTTGGCCATTCCTTATAATTCTTGGTATAAGCATAATTCTAGCTGCTATCTTTGTAACTCTACATTTTAAAGAAGGCCGTGATGGTGATGAAGAGGAAGATGAAGAAGAAAGCCCAAT gatatCTGGAAAACCCAAGAACATCCCTGCTGCTACCCCGGCTGACCCTGATGCATAG
- the LOC140062566 gene encoding muscle, skeletal receptor tyrosine-protein kinase-like isoform X2, which produces MKLIFLILFTSITEVVSQGRGCIIEGDTSFPEGTNPTLKCVCPNSDATDKLWWCLTEAGCEQTEGLEVGAHYNIESDYRATERETSSVLTIKNIAIEDKGEYTCRSTTGNSFSHTITSVYADVSTLDPEGDAQLEYGEDLTLTCTSDPSNTIEWTKDEKTVLDQGDNPVGVDDDVVNVKGGILKIKDANINHAGLYQCNVAKNSERKRSVELWTKIDVKADLSVKVTEGKDAEIKCVARSYPQPKVTWRVPGQNQTIEGTKGNTDDDDDTYTYTSTLQIMDVTQRQYYTCIASHQFTNSTQTDILLRVRGKLAWLWPFLIILGISIILAAIFVTLHFKEGRDGDEEEDEEESPMISGKPKNIPAATPADPDA; this is translated from the exons aTGAAACTCATATTTCTCATATTATTTACCTCCATCACAGAGGTAGTATCTCAAG GTCGTGGCTGTATCATTGAAGGGGACACTAGCTTTCCAGAGGGGACTAACCCTACATTGAAATGCGTTTGCCCTAATTCTGATGCTACTGATAAGTTGTGGTGGTGTCTTACTGAGGCAGGCTGTGAGCAAACCGAAGGTTTAGAGGTTGGTGCACACTATAATATTGAATCTGACTATCGAGCAACTGAAAGGGAAACTAGCAGTGTTTTGACTATAAAGAACATTGCAATTGAAGATAAAGGAGAATACACATGTAGGTCAACCACCGGCAATAGCTTTTCGCATACAATTACGAGTGTTTATGCAG atgtgAGTACATTGGATCCTGAGGGTGATGCACAGTTAGAATATGGTGAAGATTTGACATTAACCTGTACAAGTGATCCATCCAATACTATTGAATGGACCAAAGATGAAAAAACTGTTTTAGATCAAGGTGACAACCCTGTTGGTGTAGACGACGATGTTGTGAATGTGAAGGGTGGCATTTTAAAGATCAAAGATGCCAATATCAATCATGCTGGTTTATATCAATGCAATGTAGCGAAGAACTCTGAAAGAAAGAGATCTGTTGAATTGTGGA cAAAGATTGACGTAAAAGCTGATCTATCTGTGAAGGTAACTGAAGGTAAAGATGCAGAGATTAAATGCGTAGCGAGGTCGTATCCCCAACCAAAAGTCACTTGGAGGGTTCCCGGGCAAAATCAAACAATAGAAGGTACAAAGGGAAACACGGATGACGACGATGATACATATACGTACACATCCACACTCCAGATTATGGACGTTACACAGCGTCAATATTATACGTGTATAGCCAGTCACCAATTTACTAATTCAACTCAGACAGATATTCTCTTACGTGTTAGAG GCAAGTTAGCATGGCTTTGGCCATTCCTTATAATTCTTGGTATAAGCATAATTCTAGCTGCTATCTTTGTAACTCTACATTTTAAAGAAGGCCGTGATGGTGATGAAGAGGAAGATGAAGAAGAAAGCCCAAT gatatCTGGAAAACCCAAGAACATCCCTGCTGCTACCCCGGCTGACCCTGATGCATAG
- the LOC140062879 gene encoding basigin-like isoform X2: MSSFKTNSGFWITIISICVTVSHSQIVCVIEPLKLELDTGSSGMLTCSCQGTTATDEMWWCQDNQECAKQAAIEADPANFLTSSAFNNGLLVGVLTVLDAQSRHSGLYYCKTKDGGSFDASIEVSNAPYIQMTPSENQVITTNEDIEVKCSVINAEATDITWYKEKEQLHTEGSYEIYGNTLTVKSPGSDQAGTYSCQAIVQNNNGSALQLEHFITLGEPISIKATESVKYTEGEIARVVCIATSSPLPTISWFLDGLNITNVIAQGNTSHYQEVGREDGPHGWKSTLRVLDLSFADAGLYNCSAFNGVVHEYRTIDLKVQDRMAAVWPFLGIVGECTFLIIVILIHEKCTEENYEEEEYNEETIKINKKHDPINDKNDVRDREN; this comes from the exons TTTGTGTTATTGAACCATTAAAATTAGAGCTGGACACCGGATCAAGTGGCATGCTGACGTGTTCTTGTCAAGGCACCACAGCAACTGATGAAATGTGGTGGTGTCAAGACAACCAGGAATGCGCCAAACAAGCAGCTATCGAAGCTGACCCAGCAAACTTTCTAACGAGTAGTGCTTTCAACAATGGACTTCTAGTCGGCGTTCTTACTGTGTTGGATGCTCAGTCACGGCACAGTGgattatattattgtaaaacaAAAGACGGTGGCAGTTTCGATGCTTCAATCGAGGTATCAAATG ccCCCTATATTCAAATGACACCGAGTGAAAATCAGGTAATCACAACTAATGAGGACATTGAAGTAAAATGCAGTGTAATAAATGCTGAAGCAACAGACATTACCTGGTACAAAGAAAAAGAACAACTACACACAGAAGGAAGCTATGAAATATATGGTAACACACTTACAGTTAAATCACCTGGAAGTGACCAAGCAGGCACATACTCATGTCAAGCTATTGTTCAAAATAACAATGGATCAGCGTTGCAATTGGAACATTTTATTACACTCGGAG AACCAATTAGTATAAAAGCCACGGAATCCGTGAAATACACAGAAGGTGAAATTGCAAGAGTGGTGTGTATAGCTACATCCAGCCCTCTACCAACTATTTCATGGTTTTTAGATGGTTTAAACATCACAAATGTGATTGCACAGGGCAACACTAGCCACTACCAGGAAGTCGGGCGTGAGGATGGACCACATGGTTGGAAGTCTACTCTCAGAGTTTTAGATCTGTCATTTGCTGACGCTGGTCTCTACAACTGCTCAGCATTTAACGGTGTCGTTCATGAGTACAGGACTATTGACCTCAAAGTTCAAG ATCGTATGGCTGCTGTATGGCCTTTCCTAGGCATTGTTGGTGaatgtacatttttaattattgtgatTCTTATTCATGAAAAATGCACTGAGGAAAATTATGAAGAAGAGGAATACAATGAAGAAACAATTAAAAt AAACAAGAAGCATGACccaataaatgataaaaatgatgtaCGAGACAGAGAAAACTGA
- the LOC140062879 gene encoding neural cell adhesion molecule 2-like isoform X1 produces the protein MSSFKTNSGFWITIISICVTVSHSQIVCVIEPLKLELDTGSSGMLTCSCQGTTATDEMWWCQDNQECAKQAAIEADPANFLTSSAFNNGLLVGVLTVLDAQSRHSGLYYCKTKDGGSFDASIEVSNGGVYKPVNETEGGGEDVIKEVVVMSSKNPEIIASEKTPVTTDAKSGGLHQAPYIQMTPSENQVITTNEDIEVKCSVINAEATDITWYKEKEQLHTEGSYEIYGNTLTVKSPGSDQAGTYSCQAIVQNNNGSALQLEHFITLGEPISIKATESVKYTEGEIARVVCIATSSPLPTISWFLDGLNITNVIAQGNTSHYQEVGREDGPHGWKSTLRVLDLSFADAGLYNCSAFNGVVHEYRTIDLKVQDRMAAVWPFLGIVGECTFLIIVILIHEKCTEENYEEEEYNEETIKINKKHDPINDKNDVRDREN, from the exons TTTGTGTTATTGAACCATTAAAATTAGAGCTGGACACCGGATCAAGTGGCATGCTGACGTGTTCTTGTCAAGGCACCACAGCAACTGATGAAATGTGGTGGTGTCAAGACAACCAGGAATGCGCCAAACAAGCAGCTATCGAAGCTGACCCAGCAAACTTTCTAACGAGTAGTGCTTTCAACAATGGACTTCTAGTCGGCGTTCTTACTGTGTTGGATGCTCAGTCACGGCACAGTGgattatattattgtaaaacaAAAGACGGTGGCAGTTTCGATGCTTCAATCGAGGTATCAAATG GTGGAGTATATAAACCAGTTAATGAAACGGAAGGGGGTGGTGAAGACGTTATAAAAGAAGTTGTTGTTATGAGCAGCAAAAACCCAGAAATCATAGCCTCAGAAAAAACGCCAGTAACAACAGATGCAAAATCTGGTGGATTACATCAAG ccCCCTATATTCAAATGACACCGAGTGAAAATCAGGTAATCACAACTAATGAGGACATTGAAGTAAAATGCAGTGTAATAAATGCTGAAGCAACAGACATTACCTGGTACAAAGAAAAAGAACAACTACACACAGAAGGAAGCTATGAAATATATGGTAACACACTTACAGTTAAATCACCTGGAAGTGACCAAGCAGGCACATACTCATGTCAAGCTATTGTTCAAAATAACAATGGATCAGCGTTGCAATTGGAACATTTTATTACACTCGGAG AACCAATTAGTATAAAAGCCACGGAATCCGTGAAATACACAGAAGGTGAAATTGCAAGAGTGGTGTGTATAGCTACATCCAGCCCTCTACCAACTATTTCATGGTTTTTAGATGGTTTAAACATCACAAATGTGATTGCACAGGGCAACACTAGCCACTACCAGGAAGTCGGGCGTGAGGATGGACCACATGGTTGGAAGTCTACTCTCAGAGTTTTAGATCTGTCATTTGCTGACGCTGGTCTCTACAACTGCTCAGCATTTAACGGTGTCGTTCATGAGTACAGGACTATTGACCTCAAAGTTCAAG ATCGTATGGCTGCTGTATGGCCTTTCCTAGGCATTGTTGGTGaatgtacatttttaattattgtgatTCTTATTCATGAAAAATGCACTGAGGAAAATTATGAAGAAGAGGAATACAATGAAGAAACAATTAAAAt AAACAAGAAGCATGACccaataaatgataaaaatgatgtaCGAGACAGAGAAAACTGA